A stretch of DNA from Solenopsis invicta isolate M01_SB chromosome 5, UNIL_Sinv_3.0, whole genome shotgun sequence:
GTAAGATAACAGTATGTTTCACAAATATGGATTACAATGTctaactcaaaaataaattctatgataaaatatcatagaataaatttaaaaatatcataaaataaattttagccacttaattcattttaaatatatacatacatacacacatatatgcaaatatacctatatataattGTCACAAATCAATGAGCATTAACGTTCATTGTTTGCATTTGCAtgtattaaactttattaactgTTTTATTGAAggcaataaatttactaaacTTGTGTTATTCTTATGAAGGGTAGTTGGTCctcaatttaatgtaataaaaagcaATCTGATAAAAAGCAATACATTGTTCTTTATTCTACGTGAAGCAACAAAGAGAAATCATGACGTGCATTTGTGCATGACGTGCAAGAGCATCAGAATGTTTCACTTTCAGAAAAACTTtactattttttctacaaaatactTCCTGACTCTCATAGAGTGAAAcgtcattataaaaaaatgaaaaatgatctTGTACAATATTCGAGTGTTTGCCGGcctaataagagtaaaaatttaCTCCTATAAGAACGAATAGGACTTCTATAAGCAAGAACTTTGATTCTTATCAAATGATAAATCACTCGAAAATTACACaagtttaattttctttcttcgaTATTTACGGACTACATTgaagctttataaaaaaaatatgattctgCGTATTATAACTAAACATTATAACACCCACTTTACTCTCAAATCAAGGTGAAAACCAAGAATCGCGCCAAGCGTAACATAATGAAAATAGCGATACAACTGCGCTTGCATCGCTATCTACTATACACATGCGTAGCATGCAACGATAGCGATGCAAGCGCAGTTGTATCTCTATCGTTACATGATACGCATGATGTGTGGAAACGCACATGGAAGATGTTTTTGTGCTATTTCGAGATAAACtagtaaaagtaattttaatgaattctaTATCGCTTTAATATAATCAATAGTTTGCTTGCAAAACACGTCGATTAGCAAGAAGATACGAAGCAAAAATGGAGAAAAGTATCCACGTGCAAGTTGAAGACAATTCGCTTTCAATAGAGCACATCTTGCGTCCAATATCGTACACTTCCTGGCTCTTGGGTGTCGGCGTTGCTCGTCCGCGAAAGTGTCCTAAGACTATAACAATAATCATACGTATTGTACATCTGGTTGTGTGTACCTTATATGTGGTGTACAGTATAAGAGACTTCTTCATATATGGCAGTATCTTTGCTCTTGACTCCGACATATTTGAGTTTATAGGCGTCACGAACAGGGTGACGCTCAATGCATCGatgtattataacatttatcatgggATCAGGCAGTACGACAAGTGGCCAGAGCTTATGGACAGAATAAAAGAGCTTGATCAGAAGATCAGGAGGGAAACACCCATGAATGATCGACCTGTAAAAAACTTGGAAGCACTAGCGATTCTGACGACGCTCGCTTGGTGTCCTTTAGCTCTGATCATACACGtgctttattactttataaattcaGAGGACATTTACGTGACCGACGTTCTGTTTTATTACGTGACAGCCCAGTCCTTGATTAACAGTTTCGTCTTTGACGTTGTCGTTTATGTGCTCTATTGTAGATTCAAAACGGCAAATAAATTGATTAGACAGTTGAATAAGCCAAATGAGTTGAATGAATCACTATCTGATCCATCATGGATCGTGCTAAGGATTAGACGCATCAGAGAATTGTATATGGGTAAGTGTGAATATTATACTTTGTACTGTATTCGATAAAGTAAGTCTATATTGCTGGAGATGTAATTTAAGAAACTCTATGAAGACATGTAAATGACATCGAGACGTAAATTCTGTTATGAAGGTATTTGTCATCTGGTCAGCATGGTAAACGATATCCACGGCGTTCATCTCCTCTTTTGTTCAGCGACCTGCTTTGTCATGGTTGTGACTATACTAATCACAATATACATGGGTGTTGTGGAGAAAAACTACTCGTATacattgataaataatatctcTTGGATAACGTATGCCACGCAATTTGGTCTGATGTGCTGCGTTTGCACACTCACGCGTCAAGAATCTGACAAGATCGGAGGATCTATGTACGAATGTGTACTGAATGGTAAACTTATGAATCTTGACGAAATAAGCGGGGCGAGAAATGAATCGAGTCTAGGGGTGCGTCTACAACTTGAAGACTCGGGCAGCGAGCAAAATTGTAATTGGAGCAGCAGCGGTCACAATCTGAATTACGCCGTCTTGGAAAATCTCTTGCGTAAAAACTTGAATCGAAACTGTATCAGAAACGAGATCAATGATTTTTCAATTCAACTGCAACAATACCGAGTATCATTTACGGCTTGTGATTTCTTTGAAATGAGCAATGCTTTTCTCGGTGGTGTGAgtatataattcatttattttaatacaatttacgtataattattttcttttgaattGCAATGTAAATAGTAActtttaaagcaattaaatggagtaaatttatttttcagttcttCGGGATGATCATCACTTATCTAGTAATCTTCATACAATTCTACCAACAACCTGATACAGACAAAAACGTAGTAGAACgtttaatgaatatattctaagatttaggagtgccaatttttttttttgtattaaatttgtattacgtATTGACGATGATgggtttttttaatattgaaatttgatgatcaaaagaaattaattatattaaatgaacaACATCAACCcatatataaaaacacaaatattaagCAAAAAGCCTTGCAGGTTATAGCaagatcttagtgctgatatttattgtgtaattttatagtCAGTTTCAAGTTTATGGAACTGCGCACTGAATAACTTTTCAGTCTGTTCAAAATAAACTGCAATGGACACCtttaaaatatatgcagttATCATGTTGAGAGAAGCCATACATTCATGAAAAAAAGCATATGTGcccaaaaaatttattatatggtACAAGTCAATTAAGAAAATTGGAAACTAATAACTATACCTACTcttcatacataattaaattatgttaaaagcgacaaaaaattaaagcacAGCTGATTCGAATTTGAATTCAGGATCCTTCCTTCTCACACGAACAATAATGTGGCTGTCACTCTTCatcaaattcaattatttccgttattattTTGATCAATATCTAATCTACCTAATGGTCCTATACATCGTACAATATatgtgtattataattatacatataaaatgtatatacataaatatatatgaatgtacatgtatgtatacgcatatatctttttaatcttcttaattttcttatatcattaatcaatatttttcctcatttcaatttttatatctgcttttataaattaataaattatcttactaaataatgcatttaatttactaaaacaGCGTTGTATTTATCAAGGGCAGCTGGTACGCAAtccaatattgcagaaatacgCCGTACTTcattctatttgaaaaattcacGACGTGCGCGCTTATTTGAGTGTTTCGCTTCtagaagaattttactatactttttctaaaatattctgcaTTGCGTGgagtttcaatattttcaacagCCGTACTTGTGAAACGCATCGATTAGCAAGATACGAGATGACaat
This window harbors:
- the LOC105195291 gene encoding uncharacterized protein LOC105195291, with translation MEKSIHVQVEDNSLSIEHILRPISYTSWLLGVGVARPRKCPKTITIIIRIVHLVVCTLYVVYSIRDFFIYGSIFALDSDIFEFIGVTNRVTLNASMYYNIYHGIRQYDKWPELMDRIKELDQKIRRETPMNDRPVKNLEALAILTTLAWCPLALIIHVLYYFINSEDIYVTDVLFYYVTAQSLINSFVFDVVVYVLYCRFKTANKLIRQLNKPNELNESLSDPSWIVLRIRRIRELYMGICHLVSMVNDIHGVHLLFCSATCFVMVVTILITIYMGVVEKNYSYTLINNISWITYATQFGLMCCVCTLTRQESDKIGGSMYECVLNGKLMNLDEISGARNESSLGVRLQLEDSGSEQNCNWSSSGHNLNYAVLENLLRKNLNRNCIRNEINDFSIQLQQYRVSFTACDFFEMSNAFLGGFFGMIITYLVIFIQFYQQPDTDKNVVERLMNIF